The following are encoded together in the Equus quagga isolate Etosha38 chromosome 1, UCLA_HA_Equagga_1.0, whole genome shotgun sequence genome:
- the B3GALT9 gene encoding beta-1,3-galactosyltransferase 9 isoform X1: MLHQELNIKTRGQFQEAHKVMFCRLRTHQWCFILFNVILFHALLFGADFVEEYFLHALPYVDMKVLEIKDKARKLNMDPVRSNLSKYYILSPSEVCKGKNIFLLSLIFSSSGNGTRRDLIRRTWGNVTSVGGHPILTLFALGMPVLVTTQQEIDKESHKNNDIIEGLFLDSAENETLKIITMTQWAVTFCPNALFILKVDEEMFVNLPSLVDYLLNLKEHLEDVYVGRVIHQDSPNRDPNSQEFVPLSEYPEKYYPDYCSGEAFIMSQDVARMIYVVFKEVTMMVPADVFVGICAKSIGLIPIHSSRFSGKRHIRYNRCCYKFIFTSSETTDAEMPLAWKEINNGKECTLFETYYGLISCKLLTYLDSFKRFHMGTIKNNAMYFGD, encoded by the exons ATGCTTCACCAGGAACTCAACATAAAGACAAGGGGTCAGTTTCAAGAGGCACACAAG GTGATGTTCTGCAGACTTCGGACTCACCAGTGGTGTTTCATTCTGTTTAATGTCATCCTATTTCATGCCTTGCTTTTTGGGGCTGATTTTGTGGAAGAATATTTTCTGCATGCTTTGCCTTATGTAGATATGAAGGTTCTTGAAATTAAGGATAAGGCAAGGAAATTGAACATGGATCCTGTAAGAAGTAATCTTTCCAAATATTATATCCTGAGCCCATCGGAGGTGTGTAAAGGGAAGAACATATTTTTGCTCTCTCTTATCTTCAGTAGCTCAGGAAATGGAACAAGGCGGGACCTCATCAGGAGAACCTGGGGTAACGTGACCAGCGTTGGAGGGCACCCCATTCTCACTCTTTTTGCTTTGGGAATGCCTGTTTTGGTAACTACTCAGCAAGAGATAGACAAAGAGTCCCATAAGAATAATGATATCATTGAAGGACTCTTCTTGGACAGTGCTGAGAATGAAACCCTGAAGATCATCACAATGACGCAGTGGGCTGTGACTTTCTGTCCTAATGCCCTGTTCATTCTGAAGGTTGATGAGGAGATGTTTGTTAATTTACCAAGCTTGGTAGACTATCTTCTCAACCTGAAAGAACACCTTGAAGATGTCTATGTAGGAAGAGTTATCCATCAGGATTCACCCAACAGAGACCCTAACAGTCAAGAATTTGTCCCTCTTAGTGAGTACCCAGAAAAGTATTACCCAGATTACTGCAGTGGTGAGGCCTTTATTATGTCCCAAGATGTGGCTCGGATGATATATGTGGTTTTCAAAGAAGTAACCATGATGGTGCCTGCTGATGTGTTTGTAGGAATTTGTGCCAAGTCCATTGGCCTTATACCTATCCACAGTTCAAGGTTTTCTGGGAAAAGGCACATCAGATACAACAGATGTTGCTATAAATTCATTTTCACATCCTCAGAAACTACAGATGCTGAAATGCCCTTGGCATGGAAGGAAATTAACAATGGGAAAGAATGTACACTGTTTGAGACTTACTATGGGCTCATTTCCTGCAAACTTCTAACATATCTTGACAGCTTTAAACGTTTTCACATGGGTACCATAAAAAACAATGCCATGTATTTTGGTGATtag
- the B3GALT9 gene encoding beta-1,3-galactosyltransferase 9 isoform X2, translating into MPVMFCRLRTHQWCFILFNVILFHALLFGADFVEEYFLHALPYVDMKVLEIKDKARKLNMDPVRSNLSKYYILSPSEVCKGKNIFLLSLIFSSSGNGTRRDLIRRTWGNVTSVGGHPILTLFALGMPVLVTTQQEIDKESHKNNDIIEGLFLDSAENETLKIITMTQWAVTFCPNALFILKVDEEMFVNLPSLVDYLLNLKEHLEDVYVGRVIHQDSPNRDPNSQEFVPLSEYPEKYYPDYCSGEAFIMSQDVARMIYVVFKEVTMMVPADVFVGICAKSIGLIPIHSSRFSGKRHIRYNRCCYKFIFTSSETTDAEMPLAWKEINNGKECTLFETYYGLISCKLLTYLDSFKRFHMGTIKNNAMYFGD; encoded by the exons ATGCCG GTGATGTTCTGCAGACTTCGGACTCACCAGTGGTGTTTCATTCTGTTTAATGTCATCCTATTTCATGCCTTGCTTTTTGGGGCTGATTTTGTGGAAGAATATTTTCTGCATGCTTTGCCTTATGTAGATATGAAGGTTCTTGAAATTAAGGATAAGGCAAGGAAATTGAACATGGATCCTGTAAGAAGTAATCTTTCCAAATATTATATCCTGAGCCCATCGGAGGTGTGTAAAGGGAAGAACATATTTTTGCTCTCTCTTATCTTCAGTAGCTCAGGAAATGGAACAAGGCGGGACCTCATCAGGAGAACCTGGGGTAACGTGACCAGCGTTGGAGGGCACCCCATTCTCACTCTTTTTGCTTTGGGAATGCCTGTTTTGGTAACTACTCAGCAAGAGATAGACAAAGAGTCCCATAAGAATAATGATATCATTGAAGGACTCTTCTTGGACAGTGCTGAGAATGAAACCCTGAAGATCATCACAATGACGCAGTGGGCTGTGACTTTCTGTCCTAATGCCCTGTTCATTCTGAAGGTTGATGAGGAGATGTTTGTTAATTTACCAAGCTTGGTAGACTATCTTCTCAACCTGAAAGAACACCTTGAAGATGTCTATGTAGGAAGAGTTATCCATCAGGATTCACCCAACAGAGACCCTAACAGTCAAGAATTTGTCCCTCTTAGTGAGTACCCAGAAAAGTATTACCCAGATTACTGCAGTGGTGAGGCCTTTATTATGTCCCAAGATGTGGCTCGGATGATATATGTGGTTTTCAAAGAAGTAACCATGATGGTGCCTGCTGATGTGTTTGTAGGAATTTGTGCCAAGTCCATTGGCCTTATACCTATCCACAGTTCAAGGTTTTCTGGGAAAAGGCACATCAGATACAACAGATGTTGCTATAAATTCATTTTCACATCCTCAGAAACTACAGATGCTGAAATGCCCTTGGCATGGAAGGAAATTAACAATGGGAAAGAATGTACACTGTTTGAGACTTACTATGGGCTCATTTCCTGCAAACTTCTAACATATCTTGACAGCTTTAAACGTTTTCACATGGGTACCATAAAAAACAATGCCATGTATTTTGGTGATtag
- the PSMD5 gene encoding 26S proteasome non-ATPase regulatory subunit 5 — protein MMAAQALALLREVSRLEAPLEELRALQSVLQSVPLSELREQAAELHLGPLFSLLHENHREQTALCVSILERLLQAVEPVHVARNLKGDLQRGLTHPSDSVKILTLSQVGRIVENSDAVTEILNNAELLKQVVYCIGGENLSVAKAAIKSLSRISLTQAGLEALFESNLLDDLKNVMKTNDIVRYRVYELIVEISSVSPESLNYCTTSGLVTQLLRELTGEDVLVRATCIETVTSLASTHHGRQYLAQEGVIDQISNIIVGADSDPFSSFYLPGFVKFFGNLAIMDSPQQVCERYPVFVEKVFEMTESQDPTMVGVAVDTIGILGSNVEGKQVLQKTGTRFERLLVKIGYQAKNASTELKIRCLDALSSLLYLPPEQQTDDLLRMTESWFSSLSRDPLELFRGISNQPFPDLRCAALKVFTAIADQPWAQKLMFNSPGFVEYVMDRSVERDKASKDAKYELVKALANSKTIAEIFGNPNYLRLRTYLSEGPYYVKPISTTAVEGAE, from the exons ATGATGGCGGCCCAGGCGCTGGCGCTGCTGAGGGAGGTGTCGCGGCTGGAAGCGCCGCTGGAGGAGCTGCGCGCGCTTCAGTCGGTGCTGCAGTCAGTGCCGCTGAGCGAGCTCCGCGAGCAAGCGGCGGAACTGCACCTTGGCCCGCTTTTCTCGCTGCTCCACGAGAACCACAG GGAACAGACTGCTTTGTGTGTATCCATTCTGGAGAGATTGCTCCAAGCTGTGGAGCCAGTTCACGTGGCCCGGAACCTCAAGGGTGACCTGCAGAGGGGGCTCACCCACCCCAGTGATTCTGTAAAAATCCTCACTCTGTCCCAG gttGGAAGAATTGTTGAAAATTCTGATGCTGTTACTGAGATTCTAAATAATGCTGAATTACTAAAACAAGTCGTTTATTGTATTGGTGGAGAGAATCTATCTGTAGCTAAAGCG GCCATTAAATCCCTGTCAAGAATATCACTGACCCAAGCTGGACTGGAGGCTTTATTTGAAAGCAATCTGCTGGatgatttgaaaaatgtaatgaaaacaaATGACATTGTTCGATACAGGGTGTATGAG ctaaTTGTGGAAATTTCTTCTGTGTCACCAGAATCTTTAAACTACTGTACCACCAGTGGACTGGTAACCCAGCTCCTCAGAGAGCTGACTGGTGAGGATGTGCTAGTCAG AGCAACCTGTATAGAGACGGTGACATCGCTGGCAAGTACTCATCATGGACGACAGTACCTTGCTCAGGAAGGAGTAATTGATCAGATTTCTAATATAATTGTTGGGGCAGATTCAGACCCTTTCTCTAGCTTCTATTTGCCAG gattTGTGAAGTTTTTTGGAAACCTGGCTATCATGGATAGTCCTCAACAGGTCTGTGAGCGTTATCCTGTCTTTGTGGAAAAAGTCTTTGAAATGACAGAAAGTCAGGACCCCACCATGGTTGGTGTAGCAGTGGACACAATTGGAATCCTGGGATCCAATGTTGAAGGAAAACAGGTGTTACAGAAAACAG GAACTCGCTTTGAACGCTTGCTCGTGAAAATAGGATATCAAGCGAAAAATGCCTCAACAGAACTCAAAATTAGGTGTTTGGATGCACTTTCATCACTTCTTTATTTACCA CCTGAGCAGCAGACTGATGACCTCCTGAGGATGACAGAatcctggttttcttctttatctcgGGACCCGCTGGAGCTCTTCCGTGGCATCAGTAATCAACCCTTCCCTGATCTACGCTGTGCTGCCTTAAAAGTGTTCACG GCCATTGCAGACCaaccctgggctcagaaacttaTGTTTAATAGTCCAGGTTTTGTAGAATATGTGATGGACCGGTCCGTGGAGCGTGACAAAGCTTCAAAGGATGCCAAATATGAACTGGTGAAAGCACTTGCCAATTCCAAGACAATTGCGGAAATCTTTGGGAACCCAAATTATTTGAGGCTCAGAACTTACCTGAGCGAAGGTCCATACTATGTGAAACCTATTTCCACAACAGCAGTGGAAGGAGCTGAATGA